A window of the Gossypium hirsutum isolate 1008001.06 chromosome A03, Gossypium_hirsutum_v2.1, whole genome shotgun sequence genome harbors these coding sequences:
- the LOC107886543 gene encoding inorganic phosphate transporter 2-1, chloroplastic codes for MTPFSCLPCARSTTSPDAFLLRYPHLRLLKCRHYEPQLPKIENLMLRPFQVPTRPYLPILSLRNPRRTHPCANISSFAEAEGGKEQNDEAIHLGTRQEDAKPNEEYLPGMAQAFNISSRTASAIAIFIAFAALTLPFFMKSLGQGVGVKTKFLSYATLLFGFYMAWNIGANDVANAMGTSVGSGALTLRQAVVTAAILEFSGALLMGTHVTGTMQNGILVANMFQGKDTLLFAGLLSSLASAGTWLQVASYYGWPVSTTHCIVGSMVGFGLAYGGAGAVFWTSLARVASSWVISPVMGALVSFLVYKCIRRFVYSARNPGQAAAAAAPIAVFLGVTGISFAAFPLNKSFPIALAQALGCGAVGAVLVYNLIRKQLGHLLEKSASSHSEPQESTTQTKNLGLLSDVAGPKGTQLEIVYGVFGYMQVLSACFMSFAHGGNDVSNAIGPLAGALSILQGGASSAEIVIPNDVLAWGGFGIVAGLLIWGYRVIATIGKKITELTPTRGFAAEFAAASVVLFASKLALPISATHTLVGAVMGVGFARGLNSVRAETVREIVTSWAVTIPVGASLAVLYTWILTKLLSFIL; via the exons ATGACTCCCTTCTCTTGTTTACCTTGTGCCAGAAGTACCACTTCCCCTGATGCATTCCTTCTTCGTTATCCTCATCTACGTCTTCTGAAATGCCGTCACTACGAACCTCAACTTCCCAAGATAGAGAATCTTATGTTGAGGCCTTTCCAAGTTCCAACTAGGCCTTATCTCCCTATCTTGAGCTTGAGAAACCCTAGGCGCACGCACCCTTGTGCTAATATATCTTCTTTCGCTGAGGCGGAAGGTGGGAAAGAGCAAAACGATGAAGCAATCCATCTTGGAACTCGGCAAGAAGATGCTAAACCCAATGAAGAGTACCTGCCTGGAATGGCTCAAGCCTTTAATATATCTTCCAGAACTGCTTCTGCTATTGCTATATTCATAGCCTTTGCAGCTCTCACTCTTCCGTTTTTTATGAAGTCTTTAGGCCAAGGTGTTGGCGTGAAGACCAAGTTCTTATCATATGCCACACTTTTATTTGGGTTTTACATGGCTTGGAATATTGGAGCGAATGATGTGGCTAATGCCATGGGAACTTCAGTGGGATCAGGTGCATTGACCCTGCGTCAGGCTGTTGTAACGGCGGCCATTTTGGAGTTCTCTGGAGCATTGTTGATGGGAACTCATGTGACCGGTACAATGCAGAATGGGATCCTTGTTGCTAACATGTTCCAGGGGAAGGATACTCTACTTTTTGCTGGATTGCTCTCTTCTCTCGCTTCTGCTGGTACTTGGTTGCAG GTTGCATCTTATTACGGTTGGCCAGTTTCCACCACGCACTGTATAGTAGGATCAATGGTTGGATTTGGGCTCGCATATGGTGGAGCTGGCGCTGTTTTCTGGACGTCTTTGGCAAGGGTAGCATCATCGTGGGTTATCTCACCTGTAATGGGAGCATTGGTGTCATTTCTAGTCTACAAATGCATCCGCAGA TTTGTTTACAGTGCACGCAATCCGGGACAAGCAGCGGCTGCAGCGGCGCCGATTGCAGTTTTTCTGGGTGTAACCGGGATTTCTTTTGCAGCCTTTCCATTAAATAAGAGCTTTCCAATAGCTCTTGCTCAGGCTTTGGGTTGTGGAGCAGTTGGGGCAGTCCTAGTTTACAATCTTATCAGAAAACAGCTCGGTCATCTCCTTGAGAAGTCAGCTTCATCACACTCAGAGCCACAAGAGAGTACTACTCAGACTAAAAATCTTGGCCTTCTCTCGGATGTCGCAGGGCCTAAAGGCACCCAACTGGAAATAGTTTATGGGGTCTTTGGATACATGCAGGTATTGTCAGCTTGCTTCATGTCATTCGCCCATGGAGGAAATGATGTCTCAAATGCAATAGGGCCTCTAGCTGGTGCATTATCGATTCTTCAAGGTGGTGCCAGCAGCGCTGAGATCGTTATCCCAAATGATGTTCTTGCATGGGGAGGATTCGGGATTGTTGCAGGGCTTTTGATTTGGGGGTATAGAGTGATAGCAACTATTGGGAAGAAGATCACCGAGCTCACACCAACTAGAGGGTTTGCAGCTGAGTTTGCAGCTGCTTCGGTCGTTCTCTTTGCATCAAAGCTGGCATTGCCGATCTCAGCAACCCATACTTTGGTCGGAGCTGTCATGGGAGTCGGCTTTGCGAGGGGATTAAATAGTGTTCGAGCTGAGACCGTGCGAGAGATCGTGACATCCTGGGCTGTGACAATCCCGGTTGGTGCTTCTCTTGCGGTTCTCTACACATGGATCTTAACCAAACTTTTGTCATTTATTTTATGa